One part of the Luteolibacter flavescens genome encodes these proteins:
- a CDS encoding GNAT family N-acetyltransferase produces the protein MNPPEIRELVAGDYPEAVRLLAVLNPSVPVEVLEQRFMTILAEHPHYHAYGAFLDGKLAGLASAWIATKVWCGRYLEVDNIVVDPEIRSAGVGTLLVQHLEALAREKDCNLAVLDSYTSNHASHRLYHRLGFEIWGFHFVKPLGPLDR, from the coding sequence GTGAACCCGCCGGAGATTCGCGAACTCGTCGCCGGAGACTACCCCGAGGCCGTGCGCCTGCTGGCCGTGCTGAATCCCAGCGTGCCGGTCGAGGTGCTGGAGCAGCGCTTCATGACCATCCTCGCCGAGCACCCGCACTACCACGCCTACGGGGCATTCCTCGATGGCAAGCTGGCCGGTCTCGCGAGCGCATGGATCGCCACGAAGGTCTGGTGCGGGCGCTACCTGGAGGTGGACAATATCGTGGTCGATCCCGAGATCCGCTCCGCCGGCGTGGGCACGCTGCTCGTGCAACATCTGGAAGCGCTGGCCCGGGAGAAGGACTGCAATCTGGCGGTGCTGGACAGCTACACGTCGAATCACGCGTCGCACCGGCTTTACCACCGCCTCGGCTTCGAGATCTGGGGCTTCCACTTCGTGAAACCCCTCGGTCCGCTCGACCGATGA
- a CDS encoding glucosyl-3-phosphoglycerate synthase, with protein sequence MPRAFHHRDFADLAALVAAKEAAGLRVSLCIPTLNEEGTIARVVSVLKTALFDEHRLLDELVVIDSGSTDRTRTLAKEAGAEVVLASDILPFHGSRMGKGENLWKAVYQLTGDILCFVDGDIGNIHPRFVYGTVGPLIRHAELGYVKGYYERPLLAAEGVDPRGGGRVTEILVRPLLQRFHPELAGLHQPLAGEYAARREVLEQFAMPTTYGIEIAHLLDCQRLHGAGVIGQTDLDERIHRNRSLAQLGRMSGEILDAFFARHPQPVAAPGERPPMISLPEYRERFPAAAERARKSA encoded by the coding sequence ATGCCCCGCGCTTTCCATCACCGTGACTTCGCTGATCTGGCCGCCCTCGTTGCGGCGAAGGAGGCCGCGGGGTTGCGGGTGTCGCTGTGCATCCCGACGCTCAATGAGGAGGGCACGATCGCGCGGGTGGTGTCGGTCTTGAAGACGGCACTCTTTGACGAGCACCGGCTGCTGGACGAGCTGGTCGTGATTGACTCGGGATCGACCGATCGCACCCGGACGCTGGCGAAAGAGGCCGGTGCGGAGGTGGTGCTCGCCTCGGACATCCTGCCCTTCCACGGGTCCCGCATGGGCAAGGGCGAGAATCTCTGGAAAGCGGTCTATCAGCTCACCGGGGATATCCTGTGCTTCGTGGACGGGGACATCGGGAACATCCATCCGCGCTTCGTGTATGGCACGGTGGGCCCGCTGATCCGCCATGCGGAACTCGGCTACGTGAAGGGCTACTACGAGCGTCCCCTGCTCGCCGCGGAGGGTGTCGATCCCCGCGGTGGAGGGCGTGTCACGGAGATCCTGGTGCGTCCGCTCCTGCAGCGATTCCACCCGGAGCTGGCCGGGCTGCACCAGCCGCTGGCCGGGGAATACGCGGCGCGGCGGGAAGTGCTGGAGCAGTTCGCGATGCCCACCACCTACGGCATCGAGATCGCCCACTTGTTAGACTGCCAGCGGCTCCACGGTGCCGGGGTGATCGGACAGACGGACCTCGACGAACGCATCCACCGGAACCGCTCGCTGGCCCAGCTCGGGCGGATGTCCGGCGAGATCCTCGACGCTTTTTTCGCCCGCCATCCCCAGCCCGTGGCCGCGCCAGGGGAACGCCCGCCGATGATTTCGCTGCCGGAGTATCGCGAACGCTTCCCAGCCGCGGCGGAGCGCGCTAGGAAGTCCGCGTGA
- a CDS encoding YciI family protein, with product MNHDTNNGHLLLFRGTNWHQNLAPEEIQRIMADWTAWFDGLQQKGMIIAASPLERDGHVVTGDAHTDGPFTESKESIGGFFMVRTATMDEALAIARLCPALPYGMKVEVRPVAPACPAARMVEEARAHAMA from the coding sequence ATGAATCACGACACGAACAACGGACATCTGCTGCTTTTCCGCGGCACGAACTGGCACCAGAATCTCGCCCCGGAGGAGATCCAGCGCATCATGGCGGACTGGACCGCGTGGTTCGACGGCCTCCAGCAGAAGGGCATGATCATTGCGGCCAGCCCGCTGGAGCGCGACGGCCACGTCGTCACCGGCGACGCGCACACGGACGGGCCTTTCACCGAGTCGAAGGAGTCCATCGGCGGCTTCTTCATGGTGAGGACGGCGACGATGGATGAGGCGCTGGCGATCGCCCGCCTGTGCCCGGCGCTGCCGTATGGCATGAAGGTGGAGGTGCGTCCCGTGGCCCCGGCCTGCCCGGCGGCGCGGATGGTGGAGGAGGCGAGAGCCCACGCGATGGCCTGA
- a CDS encoding sulfurtransferase, with protein sequence MPAVTNISCYRFARMDGLKALRERLIAFCKERSLKGTILLAPEGINFFIAGERESVDELVAELRALPGLADLAPKYSFSDDQPFSRMLVRLKKEIIAFGVESIDPSAYTSPRVEAKQLKQWLDEGKPVILYDTRNDYEVKLGTFRNAIPAGIDHFRNFPEAVAKLPPEMKDAPVVTFCTGGIRCEKAAPFMEQAGFREVYQLEGGILKYFEEVGGDHYDGECFVFDQRVGVDPALSETGSAVCFACQTPLTAEEQEDPRHVPNVSCPHCYKSGADQMAERIVARQEALARVTSPLPGSLPYENRRPLRIPGEQDGKTILEALESLFSYADFDWRGLLGNGGVLDPQGRPASPDQTVRAGEEWIRVFPGTIEPDVNAGITVLHEDEAVIVLLKPAPLPMHSCGRFHRNTLTHFLHEAWHPEKPRPAHRLDANTSGVVVCARTRHFAKLLQPQFSRGEVEKVYLARVHGHPAEDAFTVDAAISDEACELGAREITGEGRDSKTDFRVVSRDADGTALLEVRPLTGRTNQIRIHLWHAGHPIVGDPVYLPQGQRGDTQTLAVGDPPMALHAWQIAFTHPLTGVLSRFEAPAPEWAGAGVTL encoded by the coding sequence GTGCCCGCCGTCACGAATATCTCCTGCTACCGCTTCGCTCGCATGGACGGGCTCAAGGCCCTGCGCGAGCGCCTGATCGCCTTTTGCAAGGAGCGCTCGCTGAAAGGCACCATCCTGCTCGCGCCGGAAGGCATCAATTTCTTCATCGCAGGGGAGAGGGAATCGGTGGACGAGCTTGTCGCGGAATTGCGCGCGTTGCCGGGACTGGCAGACCTCGCGCCGAAATACAGCTTCAGCGACGACCAGCCCTTCTCGCGGATGCTGGTGCGGCTGAAGAAGGAGATCATCGCCTTCGGTGTCGAGAGCATCGACCCCTCGGCCTACACCTCGCCGCGGGTGGAGGCGAAGCAACTCAAGCAATGGCTGGACGAGGGCAAGCCGGTGATCCTCTACGACACGCGGAACGACTACGAGGTGAAGCTCGGCACCTTCCGCAACGCGATCCCCGCGGGCATCGACCACTTCCGGAATTTCCCCGAGGCGGTGGCAAAGCTCCCGCCGGAAATGAAGGACGCGCCGGTGGTCACATTCTGCACCGGCGGTATCCGCTGCGAGAAGGCCGCGCCCTTCATGGAGCAGGCGGGCTTCCGCGAGGTGTATCAACTCGAGGGCGGCATCCTGAAGTACTTCGAGGAAGTCGGCGGCGATCACTATGATGGCGAGTGCTTCGTCTTCGACCAGCGCGTGGGGGTGGACCCGGCGCTGAGCGAGACTGGCTCTGCGGTGTGCTTCGCCTGCCAGACGCCGCTCACGGCGGAGGAGCAGGAGGACCCGCGCCATGTGCCGAATGTCTCGTGCCCGCATTGCTACAAGTCCGGCGCGGACCAGATGGCGGAGCGCATCGTAGCCCGGCAGGAGGCGCTCGCACGCGTGACGAGCCCGCTGCCGGGGAGCCTGCCGTATGAGAACCGCCGCCCGCTGCGGATACCCGGCGAGCAGGACGGGAAGACGATCCTGGAGGCGCTGGAGAGCCTGTTTTCCTACGCGGACTTTGACTGGAGAGGGCTGCTGGGAAATGGCGGCGTGCTCGATCCGCAGGGTCGCCCGGCATCGCCGGACCAGACGGTGCGCGCGGGTGAGGAGTGGATCCGCGTCTTCCCCGGTACCATCGAGCCGGACGTGAATGCCGGCATCACGGTGCTGCACGAGGACGAGGCGGTCATTGTCCTGCTCAAGCCCGCGCCGCTGCCGATGCACTCGTGCGGGCGCTTCCACCGCAATACGCTGACCCACTTCCTCCACGAGGCGTGGCACCCGGAAAAGCCGCGCCCGGCGCATCGCCTGGATGCAAACACGAGCGGCGTGGTGGTGTGCGCGAGGACCCGCCATTTCGCGAAGCTGCTCCAGCCGCAGTTTTCGCGCGGCGAGGTGGAAAAGGTCTATCTGGCCCGCGTCCACGGGCATCCGGCGGAGGATGCATTCACGGTGGATGCCGCGATTTCCGATGAAGCCTGCGAACTGGGCGCGCGCGAGATCACCGGGGAGGGGCGGGATTCGAAGACGGACTTCCGCGTGGTGAGCCGCGATGCGGACGGCACCGCGCTGCTGGAGGTGCGGCCGCTGACAGGTCGCACGAATCAGATCCGCATCCACCTGTGGCATGCCGGGCATCCCATCGTGGGCGACCCGGTCTATCTGCCGCAGGGGCAGCGTGGCGACACGCAGACGCTTGCGGTGGGCGATCCGCCGATGGCGCTGCACGCATGGCAGATCGCCTTCACGCATCCGCTCACCGGGGTGCTCTCGCGATTCGAGGCACCGGCACCGGAATGGGCGGGTGCCGGCGTGACTCTGTAA
- a CDS encoding HAD family hydrolase — protein sequence MKPKLRAVIFDIYGTLLKSAAGEIHPDPKLRALIEEAHAASPHPFPEVDIREIHAALHPQLSPQEIERLAMDHEQAANPVSGMPGAAETLRRLSAMGLVLGVISNAQFYTIPLLEGCLGASVTELGFDPGLTVLSYTERRAKPDTWLFEVMRDRLLEKGIQPHEALYVGNDVRNDIDPAKRCGFRAALFTGDVSSLRLRGRSLENCGADLILASLGELPGRITG from the coding sequence ATGAAGCCAAAGCTGCGCGCGGTCATCTTCGACATCTACGGCACCTTGCTGAAATCGGCGGCGGGAGAAATTCATCCTGATCCGAAGTTGCGGGCACTGATTGAGGAAGCACATGCCGCATCGCCGCATCCCTTTCCAGAGGTGGACATCCGCGAGATCCACGCCGCACTGCATCCGCAGCTATCACCACAAGAGATCGAACGACTGGCCATGGACCACGAGCAGGCGGCGAACCCGGTGAGCGGGATGCCCGGTGCGGCGGAAACCTTGCGACGACTCTCCGCAATGGGCCTCGTGCTGGGCGTTATATCGAATGCGCAGTTCTACACGATCCCCCTGCTGGAGGGCTGCCTCGGCGCATCCGTGACGGAGCTTGGCTTCGATCCCGGGCTCACCGTCCTCTCCTACACGGAGCGACGCGCGAAGCCGGACACCTGGCTTTTCGAGGTGATGCGGGATCGTCTGTTAGAGAAAGGCATCCAGCCTCATGAAGCGCTCTACGTCGGCAATGACGTGCGCAACGACATCGACCCAGCGAAGCGCTGCGGCTTCCGGGCCGCGCTCTTCACCGGCGATGTCTCATCACTGCGGCTTCGCGGCAGATCATTGGAAAACTGCGGGGCGGACCTGATCCTTGCGAGCCTCGGCGAACTGCCCGGCCGGATCACGGGATGA
- a CDS encoding DUF1428 domain-containing protein, which produces MSIYVDGFVLPLPKDKVEAYKKLSETAAVVWMEHGALDYRECLGDDLDTEHCTSFKALAGCGPDETVVFAWITYPSREQRDTINEAVMKDPRLGCMEDPSAMPFDCKRMAYGGFTTLVHASKQA; this is translated from the coding sequence ATGAGCATTTACGTCGATGGATTCGTCCTCCCGCTGCCAAAGGACAAGGTAGAGGCCTACAAGAAACTCTCCGAGACCGCCGCGGTGGTCTGGATGGAGCATGGCGCGCTGGACTACCGCGAGTGCCTGGGCGACGACCTGGACACGGAGCATTGCACGTCCTTCAAGGCGCTGGCGGGCTGCGGCCCGGATGAAACGGTCGTTTTTGCATGGATCACGTATCCTTCCCGCGAGCAGCGCGACACGATCAATGAGGCGGTGATGAAAGACCCGCGTCTCGGCTGCATGGAGGACCCGTCGGCGATGCCCTTCGACTGCAAGCGCATGGCCTACGGCGGCTTCACCACGCTGGTGCACGCATCGAAGCAGGCATAA
- the tsf gene encoding translation elongation factor Ts, producing MITASLVNELRKKTNVGMMECKKALTETNGDIDAAVTYLRERGMMKAAAKADREASEGIIAARLSDDGKSGILIEVNCETDFVSRNDNYVAFVGQIADTLAASSAKTLEEALAVQIGDISVEDFVKAKTLELGENMRLRKFERFDLQDGGAIAQYIHMGGKVGVLLEVSATNGDTASKEEFRDLVKDITLHIAAAAPKGLSRDEITADIVEAEKNVYRAQLAAEGKPEAMIEKIVEGKIGKFFSEAVLLEQAFVKDPETSIKKLVEAKGKEVGDTLVVKRFVRFGLGE from the coding sequence ATGATCACCGCATCTCTCGTCAACGAACTCCGCAAGAAGACCAACGTCGGAATGATGGAGTGTAAGAAGGCCCTCACCGAAACCAACGGCGACATCGACGCCGCCGTGACCTATCTCCGCGAGCGCGGGATGATGAAGGCCGCCGCCAAGGCCGACCGCGAAGCCTCCGAAGGCATCATCGCTGCCCGCCTGTCGGACGACGGCAAGAGCGGCATCCTGATCGAAGTGAACTGCGAGACCGACTTCGTGTCCCGCAACGACAACTACGTCGCCTTCGTCGGCCAGATCGCTGACACTCTCGCCGCCTCCAGCGCGAAGACCCTCGAGGAAGCCCTCGCAGTGCAGATCGGCGACATCTCCGTCGAAGACTTCGTGAAGGCCAAGACCCTTGAGCTCGGCGAAAACATGCGCCTCCGCAAGTTCGAGCGCTTCGACCTGCAGGACGGCGGTGCCATCGCCCAGTACATCCACATGGGCGGCAAGGTCGGCGTGCTCCTCGAAGTGTCCGCCACCAACGGCGACACCGCTTCCAAGGAAGAATTCCGCGACCTCGTGAAGGACATCACCCTCCACATCGCCGCCGCCGCACCGAAGGGCCTGTCCCGCGACGAGATCACCGCCGACATCGTGGAAGCGGAGAAGAACGTCTATCGCGCCCAGCTCGCCGCCGAAGGGAAGCCGGAAGCGATGATCGAGAAGATCGTCGAAGGCAAGATCGGCAAGTTCTTCTCCGAAGCCGTGCTCCTCGAGCAGGCCTTCGTGAAGGACCCCGAAACCAGCATCAAGAAGCTGGTGGAAGCCAAGGGCAAGGAAGTCGGCGACACCCTCGTGGTGAAGCGCTTCGTCCGCTTCGGCCTCGGTGAATAA
- a CDS encoding IS110 family transposase, protein MNHHTITTHVGIDVSKARLDVHIPGQPHLQVANSTGGLEDLFAAIAGVASPHLVCESTAGYQKLLAGACLRRGVPVSVVQPARVRYFALAAGMLAKTDRIDARLLSTYGATLTPPVMVEPDSEAVALRQMMEARRVMVDLVTDTNNRLEHAEGFLRQMLLKLLRSTQRLLDQADARIASHVASSARLAGKAARLCELKGVGPVVAHTLLAFLPELGTLPDKTVGCLAGVVPHPKDSGNSCGRRRIRGGRKEVRHVLYMGALSAARSNPVLKAFYDRLVAAGKPAKVAIVAVMRRMISVLNKLLANPDFVLA, encoded by the coding sequence ATGAACCACCATACCATTACTACCCATGTCGGCATCGACGTGTCAAAGGCACGCCTCGACGTCCACATCCCCGGACAGCCCCACCTGCAGGTCGCCAATTCCACCGGCGGGCTGGAGGATCTCTTCGCCGCTATCGCCGGCGTGGCGTCGCCCCATCTCGTCTGCGAATCCACCGCAGGCTATCAGAAGCTCCTCGCCGGCGCGTGTCTCCGGCGCGGCGTGCCGGTCTCGGTCGTCCAGCCGGCGCGGGTGCGCTATTTCGCCCTCGCCGCGGGCATGCTTGCCAAGACCGACCGCATCGATGCCCGGCTCCTGTCCACCTACGGAGCCACTCTCACGCCTCCGGTAATGGTGGAACCCGATTCCGAGGCCGTCGCCCTGCGCCAGATGATGGAAGCCCGCCGGGTGATGGTCGACCTCGTCACCGACACCAACAACCGCCTCGAGCACGCCGAAGGATTCCTGCGCCAGATGTTGCTCAAGCTGCTGCGCTCGACCCAACGCCTGCTCGACCAGGCCGACGCCCGCATTGCCAGCCATGTGGCCTCATCCGCCCGGCTGGCAGGCAAGGCGGCGCGGCTGTGCGAACTGAAGGGTGTGGGGCCGGTGGTCGCCCACACCCTGCTTGCTTTCCTTCCCGAGCTGGGGACGCTGCCGGACAAGACGGTGGGCTGCCTCGCGGGCGTGGTCCCGCATCCCAAGGACAGCGGCAACAGTTGCGGCAGGCGACGGATCCGCGGCGGGCGCAAGGAAGTGCGCCATGTCCTCTACATGGGTGCGCTTTCGGCGGCGCGATCCAACCCCGTGCTGAAGGCATTCTACGACCGGCTCGTCGCGGCGGGCAAACCCGCGAAAGTGGCGATCGTGGCGGTGATGCGGAGAATGATCAGCGTGCTGAACAAACTGCTGGCGAACCCTGATTTCGTCCTTGCCTGA
- a CDS encoding WXG100 family type VII secretion target yields MSQAIIDPEEVRRFAAELKRFNNDVKERTSSLMSRFSALGDTWQDQEQEKFSAEFLQMMKTMKRFIELSDQHGPYLLRKAERIQQYLDQR; encoded by the coding sequence ATGTCGCAAGCGATCATCGATCCTGAGGAAGTCCGCCGGTTCGCCGCGGAGCTCAAGCGCTTCAACAACGACGTGAAGGAGCGGACCTCGTCGCTGATGTCCCGTTTCTCCGCGCTGGGCGATACGTGGCAGGACCAAGAGCAGGAGAAATTCTCCGCGGAATTCCTCCAGATGATGAAGACGATGAAGCGCTTCATCGAGCTCTCCGACCAGCACGGCCCCTACCTGCTTCGGAAGGCGGAGCGCATCCAGCAGTACCTCGACCAACGCTGA
- the rpsB gene encoding 30S ribosomal protein S2 translates to MINELISEMVDAGVHYGHQTKKWNPKMKPYLMKDKGGIYIINLEQTVKCLDKASDFLSGLAGKGKKILFVGCKRQAQDAVREAAEATGQYYVNHRWLGGMLTNMTTVKKSIERLKWLENIEKQPEFKSMSKKELSALGREREKLLRNLRGIRGLEGKPDAIVIVDSARESIAVAEARRLEIPIVAIVDTNADPSVVNYPVPGNDDAVRSIRIILQNLVDAIVVAKKG, encoded by the coding sequence ATGATCAACGAACTCATCAGCGAGATGGTGGACGCAGGCGTCCACTACGGCCACCAGACCAAGAAGTGGAACCCGAAAATGAAGCCCTACCTCATGAAGGACAAGGGCGGCATTTACATCATCAACCTGGAGCAAACCGTGAAGTGCCTGGACAAGGCCTCCGATTTCCTCTCGGGCCTTGCCGGCAAGGGCAAGAAGATCCTCTTCGTCGGCTGCAAGCGCCAGGCTCAGGACGCCGTCCGCGAAGCCGCCGAGGCCACCGGCCAATACTACGTGAACCACCGCTGGCTCGGCGGCATGCTCACGAACATGACCACGGTCAAGAAGTCGATCGAACGCCTCAAGTGGCTCGAAAACATCGAGAAGCAGCCGGAGTTCAAGTCGATGTCCAAGAAGGAACTCTCCGCCCTCGGTCGCGAGCGCGAGAAGCTCCTGCGCAACCTCCGCGGCATCCGCGGTCTGGAAGGCAAGCCGGACGCCATCGTCATCGTTGACTCCGCCCGCGAGTCCATCGCCGTCGCCGAGGCACGCCGCCTGGAGATCCCGATCGTCGCGATCGTTGACACGAATGCCGACCCGTCCGTGGTGAACTACCCGGTCCCCGGCAACGACGACGCCGTCCGCTCGATCCGCATCATCCTCCAGAACCTGGTTGACGCCATCGTCGTCGCCAAGAAGGGCTGA
- a CDS encoding Hsp33 family molecular chaperone HslO has protein sequence MSEPEQVSVEEFVRVESIFVRHRNALILRAQFTPIYTDYYLHLMQHGIRYPGELDQMLKDFLVGVTLHAVARPWAETVAWTVNLRAPRANIFVTAGSTEAAVVGRLFTEDVREPDRNFFYSQTISRHLPEPRLSTLEVDDRDPCHWVERYYEQSEQRPARMFRHDDEVFTLVTAQPECDEEWLAQLDADQIARIEETEETSLLETRPIRFHCGCTLGQILPVLGSWRDRKDDLFEDADVITVQCPRCAARYRVTRDMI, from the coding sequence GTGTCAGAGCCTGAGCAGGTCAGCGTGGAAGAGTTCGTCAGGGTCGAATCCATCTTCGTCCGTCATCGCAACGCATTGATCCTGCGTGCGCAATTCACCCCCATCTACACGGACTACTACCTGCACCTCATGCAGCATGGCATCCGCTACCCCGGGGAGCTGGACCAGATGCTGAAGGACTTCCTCGTCGGCGTCACCCTGCACGCCGTGGCGCGCCCTTGGGCGGAGACGGTCGCCTGGACCGTGAACCTGCGTGCGCCGCGGGCAAATATCTTCGTCACCGCCGGCTCGACCGAGGCAGCGGTGGTCGGTCGCCTCTTCACGGAGGACGTGCGCGAGCCGGACCGGAATTTCTTCTACTCCCAGACCATCTCCCGCCACCTCCCGGAGCCGCGGCTCTCGACGCTGGAAGTGGACGACCGCGATCCCTGCCACTGGGTGGAGCGCTACTACGAGCAGTCCGAGCAGCGCCCTGCCCGCATGTTCCGCCACGATGACGAGGTCTTCACCCTCGTGACCGCCCAGCCGGAGTGCGACGAGGAATGGCTCGCCCAGCTCGACGCCGACCAGATCGCACGGATCGAGGAGACCGAAGAGACGAGCCTGCTGGAAACGCGGCCCATCCGCTTCCACTGCGGCTGCACGCTCGGCCAAATCCTCCCCGTGCTCGGCTCGTGGCGGGACCGGAAGGACGACCTTTTCGAAGACGCCGACGTCATCACCGTCCAGTGCCCGCGCTGCGCGGCGAGATACCGGGTGACGCGGGATATGATTTAG
- the aat gene encoding leucyl/phenylalanyl-tRNA--protein transferase: MSGFPPAQIIPPQVLLGAYAQGVFPMADAGELTWFSPLMRGIIPLDERFHVPHGMRRAMKKRPFEVRWDTDFRGTMQGCAERERTWIDATILESYCLLHRLGYAHSVETHDEEGLQGGLYGVALGRVFFGESMFSRKTDASKFALVGLVEELRARGFILLDTQWLTEHLKRFGGMEIPRDEYQRRLRVALGPMEDGFHPPVLGPDA; encoded by the coding sequence GTGTCCGGATTCCCCCCAGCCCAGATCATCCCGCCTCAGGTGCTGCTAGGTGCCTACGCCCAGGGTGTCTTTCCGATGGCGGATGCGGGGGAGTTGACGTGGTTCTCGCCGCTCATGCGCGGGATCATCCCGCTGGACGAGCGCTTCCACGTGCCGCACGGGATGAGGCGGGCGATGAAAAAGCGCCCCTTCGAGGTGAGGTGGGATACGGACTTCCGCGGCACCATGCAGGGCTGCGCGGAGCGGGAGCGGACGTGGATCGATGCCACCATCCTGGAGAGCTACTGCCTGCTCCACCGGCTGGGCTACGCGCACTCGGTGGAGACGCACGATGAGGAGGGTCTCCAAGGCGGCCTCTACGGCGTGGCGCTCGGGCGGGTGTTTTTCGGTGAGAGCATGTTCTCGCGGAAGACGGATGCCTCGAAGTTCGCGCTCGTCGGGCTGGTGGAGGAATTGCGCGCCCGCGGGTTCATCCTGCTGGATACCCAGTGGCTCACCGAGCATTTGAAACGCTTCGGCGGCATGGAAATCCCGCGCGACGAGTATCAGCGGCGGCTGCGGGTGGCGCTGGGCCCCATGGAGGACGGGTTTCACCCGCCGGTGCTGGGGCCGGATGCCTGA
- a CDS encoding RNA polymerase sigma factor translates to MNGEAAPSSPEIPRLAEHLFRQEAGKMISALTGIFGIHRLQLAEDVVQESLIRALQTWPYYGVPANPAAWLMQTAKNRALDLLRREKSFHEKQDEIAATLERMPEDGPQFDDEIRDHRLRLIFTCCHPQIPHDDRTLLALKTLCGFGIPEIASAFLASEAAVAKRLTRAKQKIQDQQIPYEIPAGNELAERMDAVLQVIYLLFNEGYKASSGDALVRADLCEEAIRLAGHLAEHPRTDAPRVHALAALMLFNASRLPARESPEGELLTLERQDRTRWDRQKIARGMLHLAHATRGDSLSEYHLQAGIAACHATAPDDASTDWPRILAHYDHWVAQSRSPLVALNRAVALAKVQGPEAALEAIAAIPDRRLLESYHLYHAVLGDLALRLGREHEAADHFRQAIRQTPVETERAFLTEKLNGCVGAGESVTR, encoded by the coding sequence ATGAACGGGGAAGCCGCACCCTCCTCGCCGGAGATCCCCCGGCTGGCGGAGCATCTTTTCCGCCAGGAGGCGGGGAAGATGATCTCCGCGCTCACCGGGATCTTCGGCATCCACCGGCTGCAGCTCGCGGAGGATGTGGTGCAGGAGTCGCTGATCCGCGCCCTGCAGACGTGGCCCTACTATGGGGTGCCGGCGAACCCCGCGGCGTGGCTGATGCAGACGGCGAAGAACCGCGCGCTGGACCTGCTCCGGCGGGAGAAGTCCTTCCACGAAAAACAGGACGAGATCGCCGCCACGCTGGAGCGCATGCCCGAGGATGGCCCGCAATTCGACGATGAGATCCGCGATCACCGGCTGCGGCTGATCTTCACCTGCTGCCACCCGCAGATCCCGCATGACGACCGCACCTTGCTCGCGCTGAAGACGCTGTGCGGCTTTGGCATCCCGGAGATCGCCAGCGCCTTCCTCGCCAGCGAGGCGGCGGTGGCGAAGCGCCTCACGCGCGCGAAGCAGAAGATCCAGGACCAGCAGATCCCGTATGAGATCCCGGCAGGCAACGAGCTGGCGGAGCGGATGGATGCGGTGCTGCAGGTGATCTACCTGCTTTTTAACGAGGGCTACAAGGCGTCCAGCGGCGATGCGCTGGTGCGGGCGGATCTCTGCGAGGAGGCCATCCGCCTCGCGGGCCACTTGGCCGAGCACCCGCGCACGGATGCCCCGCGGGTGCATGCGCTGGCGGCGCTGATGCTCTTCAATGCCTCGCGGCTGCCAGCTCGGGAGAGTCCGGAGGGCGAGCTGCTCACGCTGGAGCGGCAGGACCGCACGCGGTGGGACCGGCAGAAGATTGCCCGTGGAATGCTGCACCTCGCGCATGCGACGCGTGGCGACTCCCTTTCAGAATACCATCTCCAGGCGGGGATCGCCGCTTGCCATGCGACCGCCCCGGACGACGCGTCCACGGATTGGCCGCGCATCCTCGCTCACTACGATCACTGGGTGGCCCAGAGCCGATCGCCGCTGGTGGCATTGAACCGCGCGGTGGCGCTGGCGAAGGTGCAGGGACCGGAGGCCGCGCTGGAGGCGATCGCCGCCATCCCGGACCGCCGCCTGCTGGAGAGCTATCACCTGTATCACGCGGTGCTGGGGGATCTGGCGCTGCGGCTGGGCCGGGAGCACGAGGCGGCTGACCATTTCCGCCAGGCGATCCGTCAGACGCCGGTGGAGACCGAGCGGGCTTTCCTCACGGAGAAGCTGAATGGCTGCGTGGGGGCGGGGGAGTCCGTGACCCGATAA